The following DNA comes from Pseudomonas sp. Tri1.
GTGGTCGTCTCGATGCGCAGATTCGCCTCAACGGGCACACGCAACCTCTGGAAGGCCAGGCGAAACTGACCGCGCGCGGTTTCAAGCTCAAACAACTGTTCCCGGGCTTCGAACCGATGAAAACCAGCTTCGGTGAACTGAACGGCGATGCCAATATCGCCGGGCGTGGCAATTCGGTGGCAGCGTTGCTGGGCACGTCCAACGGCACCCTGAAAATGCTCATCAACGATGGCGCTATCAGTCGTGAGTTGATGGAGTTGGCCGGGCTGAACGTCGGTAACTACGTGGTGGGGAAAATCTTTGGTGACAAGGAAGTGAAGATCAACTGCGCCGCGGCGGATTTCGACATCAAGAGCGGCCTGACGACCACTCGCCTGTTCGTGTTCGATACCGAGAACGCGATCATCTACATCGACGGCACGGCCAACATGGCCACTGAGCAACTGGACTTGACCGTTACCCCCGAGTCGAAAGGCTGGCGGCTGATTTCCCTGCGCTCGCCGTTGTACGTGCGGGGCTCGTTCGCCAAGCCCGCCGCGGGCGTCAAGGCTGTGCCATTGATGCTGCGCGGTGCCGGGATGGTAGCGCTGGGTGTGATCGCGGCGCCGGCGGCCGGGTTGCTGGCACTGGTTGCCCCCAGTGGTGGCGAACCGAACCAGTGTGCGCCGTTGTTGGAGCAGATGAAGGCGGGCAAGGCGCCGGTGACGGTGAAGCCCACTCGATAGGCGGGTTTGCGGTGAGGCTACTGGCCCTATCGCGAGCAAGCTCGCTCCCACAGGGGACCGCATGCTGAATCAAAATGTGGGAGCGAGCTTGCTCGCGATGGGCCCCCTGGAGATTACAAGTCAGCCAGAATGTCGGCCATATCATCAGCGTGCTCTTCTTCCTGGGCCAGGATGTCTTCGAAGATACGCCGGGTGGTAGGGTCTCTGTCGCCGATGTACTGGATGATTTCCCGATAGCTGTCGATGGCGATCCGTTCCGCGACCAGGTCTTCGTAGACCATTTCCTTGAGCGTACTGCCCGCCACGTATTGAGCATGGGAATTACGGCTCAGCAGGTCGGGGTTGAACTCTGGCTCGCCACCCAGTTGCACGATGCGTTCGGCGAGTTTGTCGGCGTGTTCGGCTTCCTGGGTCGCGTGTTCGAGGAACTCACTGGCGGCCACGCTGGCCTTGAGGCCGGTGGCCATGAAGTAGTGGCGCTTGTAGCGCAGCACGCACACCAGTTCGGTGGCCAATGATTCGTTGAGCAGGCGAATGACTTCCTGCCGATCGGCGCTGTAGCCCTCGGTTACTGCGCCGTTCTGTACGTTCTGCCGCGCGCGCTCGCGCAGGGTGGTTACATCGGATAAGTGCATGTCGCTCATCTCGTTCTCCTGGAGGCTGATCCGGTTGAGGCGTCACGCTCTGCAGGCGCGATCACTCTAAATCTGAGTGACGCGGTCCTGAAAAAGTTTTACCGGGTTTTTCAGTGGGTAGCCGGACAGCCGCGCCTCTTCCCCCAGCCACTGGAAGAACGCCCGCACTGGCGGATGGCGTTCGCGGCCTGGTACGCACAGGGCGCTGTAGCCGGCGCCGTTGACCTGGATCTGCGGGCGATACCCCACCAGCAAACCGCTGGCGACGCTTTCGGAAGCCAGGATATTGCTCGCCAACACCAGGCCCTGTCCGGCAATCG
Coding sequences within:
- a CDS encoding ferritin-like domain-containing protein → MSDMHLSDVTTLRERARQNVQNGAVTEGYSADRQEVIRLLNESLATELVCVLRYKRHYFMATGLKASVAASEFLEHATQEAEHADKLAERIVQLGGEPEFNPDLLSRNSHAQYVAGSTLKEMVYEDLVAERIAIDSYREIIQYIGDRDPTTRRIFEDILAQEEEHADDMADILADL